CGTGGCGCACGCCGCCAGATCCCAGGTGCTGCACCTCGGCCAGGGGGACCTGCCCGTCCCCGCCGCCCGCGCCATCCTCGGCGACGGGGTGCTGATCGGCCGGTCCACGCACGCGGAGGCGGAGGTGGACGCGGCCGCCGCCGAGGTGGGCGTGGACTACTTCTGCACGGGCCCCTGCTGGCCCACGCCCACCAAGCCGGGCCGGTACGCGCCGGGCCTCGGCCTCGTGCGGTACGCGGCCTCCCTCGCCCAGGAGCGGCCCTGGTTCGCGATCGGCGGCATCGACGCGGGCAACCTCGACGAGGTGCTGGACGCGGGCGCCCGCAGGGTCGTCGTCGTCCGCGCCATCACGGAGGCGGACGACCCCGCCGCCGCGACGGCCGGCCTGGCCCGCCGCATACGTGAGCGGGCCGCCGCCGACGCCCCCGTGACCGTCGGCTGATCCGTCCCACCCGCGAGAAGACCACGTACCGGCCCCACTCGTCCGCATACTGGGACGAATACCGGGGCGAACAGGCA
This genomic window from Streptomyces thermolilacinus SPC6 contains:
- the thiE gene encoding thiamine phosphate synthase, with the translated sequence MSTSAAASLSDARLYLCTDARKRQGDLPEFLDAVLAAGVDIVQLRDKGMEAGEELEHLAVFADACRRHGKLLAVNDRADVAHAARSQVLHLGQGDLPVPAARAILGDGVLIGRSTHAEAEVDAAAAEVGVDYFCTGPCWPTPTKPGRYAPGLGLVRYAASLAQERPWFAIGGIDAGNLDEVLDAGARRVVVVRAITEADDPAAATAGLARRIRERAAADAPVTVG